Proteins from a genomic interval of Acidiferrobacteraceae bacterium:
- a CDS encoding TIGR03013 family PEP-CTERM/XrtA system glycosyltransferase: MKIRVFRHYLDAPTWILALLEGAVFFGSVYAAAHLRYLGGTAENLNELGPLYGRAIVITATMLTIFLVLGLYNAEFRWGERNSYFLHGVSFVLGFAALTVIFYVVPHLFLGRGVLGISLVIAFAAVTAIRVLFFVVLGGGAGRRRVIVLGTGSRPAKIAELAKSKDNHNRFALVGFVRADDHEIEVDPEQLVPNNAPLLALARQNRVDEVVVGIRQRRGGTLNMKDLLECRMEGIHVVDLSTFFERETGKVQLESLNPSWMVFSDGFNRSNIRTTVKRVFDIAVSASLLLLTFPVFLLTALAVRLTSNGPVFYRQTRVGECGQNFDILKFRSMRVDAEKEGAPQWASQKDSRVTPIGRFIRKVRIDELPQVFNVLKGDMSFVGPRPERPFFVNQLISKIPYYSARHAVKPGITGWAQICYPYGSSIEDAKEKLQYDLYYVKNHTLFLDLIIMFQTAQVVLFGRGAR, from the coding sequence ATGAAGATTCGTGTTTTTCGACACTATCTCGATGCGCCTACGTGGATATTGGCGCTTCTTGAGGGAGCGGTGTTTTTCGGGTCCGTGTACGCGGCTGCGCATCTGCGCTACCTGGGCGGCACGGCGGAAAACCTGAACGAACTTGGCCCCCTCTATGGTCGAGCGATTGTCATCACCGCGACCATGCTCACGATCTTTCTGGTCCTGGGGCTCTACAACGCCGAGTTCCGTTGGGGTGAGCGCAACTCCTATTTCTTGCACGGCGTCAGCTTCGTTCTCGGCTTTGCCGCTTTGACGGTCATCTTCTATGTTGTGCCGCATCTGTTCCTCGGTCGAGGAGTACTGGGAATCTCACTGGTGATTGCTTTTGCCGCTGTGACCGCAATTCGTGTCCTGTTCTTTGTCGTTCTTGGCGGTGGCGCGGGTCGGCGAAGAGTAATCGTATTGGGTACCGGATCACGGCCGGCCAAGATCGCCGAACTCGCGAAATCCAAAGACAATCACAATCGATTTGCCTTGGTAGGGTTTGTCCGGGCCGACGACCATGAAATCGAAGTGGACCCCGAGCAACTGGTCCCAAACAATGCTCCGCTGCTGGCCCTGGCCAGGCAGAACAGGGTTGACGAAGTGGTGGTAGGGATTCGGCAGCGTCGGGGTGGCACGTTGAATATGAAGGATCTGCTTGAATGCCGTATGGAGGGGATCCACGTAGTGGATCTTTCAACGTTTTTCGAACGCGAGACCGGGAAGGTCCAACTCGAATCGCTGAATCCGAGCTGGATGGTATTCTCCGATGGTTTCAATCGGAGCAATATCCGCACTACAGTGAAAAGAGTCTTCGATATTGCTGTCAGTGCATCGCTGCTGTTACTGACGTTTCCGGTCTTTCTCCTGACCGCATTGGCGGTCCGACTGACCAGTAATGGCCCCGTATTTTATCGGCAGACTCGGGTGGGAGAATGCGGACAGAACTTTGATATTTTGAAGTTCCGCAGTATGCGGGTCGATGCCGAGAAAGAGGGCGCACCGCAGTGGGCGAGCCAGAAGGACTCGCGCGTTACTCCGATCGGGCGGTTCATACGGAAAGTGCGCATTGATGAACTGCCTCAGGTGTTCAATGTGCTGAAGGGGGATATGAGTTTCGTTGGTCCGCGGCCGGAAAGGCCCTTCTTCGTGAATCAGCTGATCAGCAAGATCCCGTACTATTCCGCCCGGCACGCCGTAAAACCGGGAATCACCGGCTGGGCACAGATCTGTTATCCGTATGGATCCTCGATTGAGGATGCAAAAGAGAAACTTCAGTATGACCTGTACTATGTCAAGAACCACACCTTGTTCCTTGACTTGATCATAATGTTTCAAACCGCGCAGGTGGTTCTGTTCGGCCGAGGCGCGCGCTGA
- a CDS encoding J domain-containing protein, whose product MTNTNEIRRWYRTLGLEPGCDWNDIRAVYRRLAQKWHPDRFPEGSPEGEEARRKIVQINQAYQSLSDYRRRHGSLPRFPKETSANPSRESQGSSWATQPSSVFDDGWKGRRRDHDSDRGTRARWRPRLIWLLGLSLVVLFGYDELFPPPSPDATRYSALDKADNRGPDRDLVSPAPSPGIATTDASSYFTIGSSRQDVLRIQGTPSRVTEDTWHYGRSKVFFENGKVSGWKESPGDPLSAIPPQEEAPAPADAPTRNVQFSIGSTKAEVLAAQGEPIIKTDTLWDYGVSKVYFRRGRVSGWYNSPIDPLHTKE is encoded by the coding sequence GTGACGAATACCAACGAAATCCGCCGCTGGTACCGGACGCTCGGACTCGAACCGGGATGCGACTGGAATGACATACGCGCCGTGTACCGGAGACTGGCGCAAAAGTGGCACCCCGATCGCTTTCCGGAAGGCTCCCCAGAGGGCGAAGAAGCGCGCCGGAAAATCGTCCAGATCAACCAGGCATACCAGAGCCTGTCGGACTACCGAAGGCGACATGGGAGCCTCCCCCGTTTCCCCAAAGAGACTTCCGCGAACCCGTCCCGGGAATCACAGGGATCTTCCTGGGCAACACAGCCGTCGTCGGTATTCGATGATGGGTGGAAGGGGCGGCGGCGCGATCACGACTCTGACCGTGGCACACGGGCCCGATGGCGGCCAAGACTGATTTGGCTCCTCGGCCTCAGTCTGGTGGTTCTGTTTGGCTACGACGAGTTGTTTCCGCCGCCGAGCCCGGATGCCACGCGCTACAGTGCCCTGGACAAAGCCGACAATCGGGGGCCGGACCGGGACTTGGTGTCTCCCGCCCCCTCGCCCGGCATTGCCACAACCGACGCCTCAAGTTACTTCACGATTGGGTCCAGCCGACAGGACGTGCTTCGGATTCAGGGTACCCCATCCCGAGTCACCGAAGACACCTGGCACTATGGCCGGTCGAAGGTATTCTTCGAAAATGGCAAGGTAAGTGGCTGGAAAGAAAGTCCAGGTGATCCTCTGTCTGCCATTCCCCCTCAGGAAGAGGCCCCCGCCCCGGCGGACGCGCCGACCCGAAACGTCCAATTCTCCATCGGGTCAACCAAGGCGGAAGTGCTCGCCGCCCAGGGCGAGCCGATCATCAAAACCGATACACTCTGGGACTATGGCGTTTCCAAAGTCTACTTCCGCAGAGGCAGAGTATCGGGCTGGTACAACTCGCCCATAGACCCGCTGCACACCAAAGAATAG